One window of the Saccopteryx bilineata isolate mSacBil1 chromosome 2, mSacBil1_pri_phased_curated, whole genome shotgun sequence genome contains the following:
- the ULK1 gene encoding serine/threonine-protein kinase ULK1 isoform X3: MKTSWLCTTSRGQTLDPQQHCLWEGLSPPSPASSVMDIHLGPSERWRRASLTTLSSFLEMANSVYLVMEYCNGGDLADYLHTMRTLSEDTIRLFLQQIAGAMRLLHSKGIIHRDLKPQNILLSNPGGRRANPNNIRVKIADFGFARYLQSNMMAATLCGSPMYMAPEVIMSQHYDGKADLWSIGTIVYQCLTGKAPFQASSPQDLRLFYEKNKTLVPTIPRETSAPLRQLLLALLQRNHKDRMDFDEFFRHPFLDASASVKKSPPVPVPSYPSSGSGSSSSSSSTSHLASPPSLGEMQQLQKTLTSPADAAGFLQGSRDSGGSSKDSSCDTDDFVMVPAQFPGDLVTEAASGKPPPDSLMCSGSSLVASAGLESHGRTPSPSPPCSSSPSPSGRAGPFSSSRCGASVPIPVPTQVHNYQRIEQNLQSPTQYQTPRSSAIRRSGSTSPLGFARASPSPPSHAEHGIALARKLSLGGGRPYTPSPQVGTIPERLGWSGVPSPQGAEMRGGRSTRPGSSAPEHSPRAAGLGCRLHSAPNLSDLHIVRPKLPKPPTDPLGAVFGHPQASPPQSSHGLQSCRPLRGSPKLPDFLQRNPLPPILGSPTKAVPVFDFPKTPSSQNLLTLLARQGVVMTPPRNRTLPDLSEAGPFQGQQLGPGLRPPEDTKGPFGRSLSTGRLTDLLLKAAFGTQAPDSGSSDSLHEKPMEIAPSAGFGGSLQPGARAGGASSPSPVVFTVGSPPSGATPPQGPRSRMFSVGSSSSLSSAGSASARHLVSGACSEAAPEVLAPGHCCGFADTVAANLEGAVTFEAPDLPEETLMEQEHTEILHGLRFTLVFVQHVLEIAALKGSASEAAGGPEYQLQESMVADQISLLSREWGFAEQLVLYLKVAELLSSGLQTAIDQIRAGKLCLSSTVKQVVRKLNELYKASVLYCQGLSLRLQRFFLDKQRLLDRIQSVTAEKLIFSHAVHMVQSAALDEMFHRREDCVQRYHKALLLMEGLQQLLTDQADVENIAKCKLCIERRLSALLTGPC, translated from the exons GAAATGGCCAATTCCGTCTACCTGGTCATGGAG TACTGTAACGGCGGGGACCTGGCTGACTACCTGCACA CAATGCGGACGCTGAGCGAGGACACCATCCGGCTCTTCCTGCAGCAGATCGCGGGCGCCATGCGGCTGCTGCATAGCAAGGGCATCATCCACCGCGACCTGAAACCCCAGAACATCCTGCTGTCCAACCCCGGCGGGCGCCGTGCCAACCCCAACAACATCCGTGTCAAGATCG CTGACTTCGGCTTCGCCCGGTACCTGCAGAGCAACATGATGGCGGCCACGCTCTGCGGCTCCCCCATGTACATG GCCCCCGAGGTCATCATGTCCCAACACTACGATGGGAAGGCGGATCTGTGGAGCATCGGCACAATCGTATACCAGTGCCTGACAGGGAAAGCGCCCTTCCAG GCCAGCAGTCCCCAGGACCTCCGCCTCTTCTACGAGAAGAACAAGACCCTGGTGCCCAC CATCCCTCGGGAGACTTCAGCCCCGCTGAGGCAACTGCTGTTGGCCCTGCTGCAGCGCAACCACAAGGACCGCATGGACTTCG ATGAGTTTTTCCGCCACCCTTTCCTGGATGCCAGCGCCTCCGTGAAGAAGT CCCCACCTGTGCCCGTGCCCTCGTACCCGAGCTCTGGCTCGGGCAGCAGCTCCAGCAGCAGCTCCACCTCGCACCTGGCCTCCCCGCCG TCCCTGGGGGAGATGCAGCAGCTGCAGAAGACGCTGACCTCCCCAGCCGACGCCGCGGGCTTCCTGCAGGGCTCCCGGGACTCAGGTGGCAGCAGCAAGGACTCGTCCTGTGACACCGATGACTTTGTCATGGTTCCAGCCCAGTTTCCAG GTGACCTGGTGACTGAAGCGGCCAGTGGAAAGCCCCCACCGGACAGCCTGATGTGCAGCGG GAGCTCACTGGTGGCTTCAGCTGGCCTGGAGAGCCATGGCCGgaccccatctccatctccaccctGCAGCAGCTCCCCCAGCCCCTCAGG CCGGGCTGGCCCGTTCTCCAGTAGCAGGTGCGGTGCATCTGTTCCCATCCCCGTGCCCACGCAGGTGCACAACTACCAGCGCATCGAGCAGAATCTGCAGTCGCCCACGCAGTACCAGACCCCACG GTCCTCTGCTATCCGCAGGTCGGGCAGCACTAGCCCCCTGGGCTTTGCACGGGCCAGTCCATCACCCCCATCCCATGCTGAGCACGGAatcgccctggccaggaagctctcCCTGGGTGGGGGCCGGCCCTACACACCATCTCCACAGG TCGGAACCATCCCTGAGCGGCTGGGCTGGAGCGGGGTGCCCTCCCCCCAAGGAGCTGAGATGCGGGGTGGCAGGTCCACTCGTCCAG GTTCCTCTGCGCCTGAGCACTCTCCCCGTGCCGCTGGGCTGGGCTGCCGCCTGCACAGCGCCCCCAACCTATCTGACCTGCACATCGTCCGCCCCAAGCTGCCGAAGCCCCCCACGGACCCTTTGGGGGCTGTGTTCGGCCACCCGCAGGCCAGCCCCCCACAGTCATCCCATGGACTGCAGTCCTGCCGACCCCTGCGTGGCTCACCCAAACTGCCTGACTTCCTGCAGCGGAACCCCTTGCCCCCCATCCTGGGCTCCCCCACCAAG GCTGTGCCCGTGTTCGACTTCCCCAAGACCCCCAGCTCCCAGAACCTGCTGACCCTCCTGGCCCGGCAGGGTGTGGTCATGACACCACCACGGAACCGCACGCTGCCTGACCTTTCGGAGGCAGGTCCTTTCCAGGGGcagcagctgggccctggcctgcGGCCCCCAGAGGACACCAAGGGCCCCTTCGGCAG GTCCCTCAGCACCGGCCGCCTCACCGACCTGCTCCTCAAGGCTGCATTTGGGACACAGGCCCCGGACTCGGGCAGCTCTGACAGCCTGCACGAGAAGCCCATGGAGATCG CACCCTCTGCTGGCTTCGGAGGGAGCCTGCAGCCTGGTGCCCGCGCTGGGGGAGCTAGCAGCCCCTCCCCTGTGGTGTTCACTGTGGGCTCGCCCCCCAGTGGGGCCACGCCGCCCCAGGGCCCTCGCAGTAGGATGTTCTCAG TGGGCTCCTCAAGCTCCCTCAGCTCTGCTGGCTCTGCCTCCGCCCGCCACCTGGTATCTGGGGCCTGCAGCGAGGCCGCCCCCGAGGTCCTGGCTCCTGGCCACTGCTGTGGCTTCGCTGACACTGTTGCCGCCAACCTGGAGGGGGCTGTTACCTTTGAGGCCCCTGACCTCCCCGAGGAGACGCTCATGGAG CAAGAGCACACAGAGATCCTGCACGGCCTGCGCTTCACCCTCGTCTTCGTCCAACACGTCTTGGAAATTGCCGCCCTGAAGGGCAGTGCCAGCGAGGCGGCCGGGGGCCCCGAGTACCAGCTGCAGGAGAGCATGGTGGCCGACCAGATCAGCCTGCTGAGCCGCGAGTGGGG CTTCGCAGAACAGCTGGTGCTTTACCTGAAGGTGGCCGAGCTGCTGTCCTCGGGCCTGCAGACTGCCATTGACCAGATCCGGGCCGGCAAGCTCTGCCTGTCGTCCACCGTGAAGCAGG TGGTACGGAAGCTGAACGAGCTGTACAAGGCCAGCGTGCTGTACTGCCAAGGCCTGAGCCTGCGGCTGCAGCGCTTCTTTCTGGACAAGCAGCGGCTCCTGGACCGTATCCAGAGCGTCACTGCCGAGAAGCTCATCTTCAGCCACGCCGTGCACATG GTGCAGTCAGCCGCCCTGGACGAGATGTTCCACCGCCGGGAGGACTGTGTCCAGCGCTACCACAAGGCCCTGCTGCTCATGGAAGGACTGCAGCAGCTTCTCACGGACCAGGCGGACGTGGAGAACATCGCCAAGT GCAAGCTGTGCATTGAGCGGAGACTGTCGGCCCTGCTCACCGGGCCCTGCTGA
- the ULK1 gene encoding serine/threonine-protein kinase ULK1 isoform X1 — protein MEPGRGGLETVGKFEFSRKDLIGHGAFAVVFKGRHREKHDLEVAVKCINKKNLAKSQTLLGKEIKILKELKHENIVALYDFQEMANSVYLVMEYCNGGDLADYLHTMRTLSEDTIRLFLQQIAGAMRLLHSKGIIHRDLKPQNILLSNPGGRRANPNNIRVKIADFGFARYLQSNMMAATLCGSPMYMAPEVIMSQHYDGKADLWSIGTIVYQCLTGKAPFQASSPQDLRLFYEKNKTLVPTIPRETSAPLRQLLLALLQRNHKDRMDFDEFFRHPFLDASASVKKSPPVPVPSYPSSGSGSSSSSSSTSHLASPPSLGEMQQLQKTLTSPADAAGFLQGSRDSGGSSKDSSCDTDDFVMVPAQFPGDLVTEAASGKPPPDSLMCSGSSLVASAGLESHGRTPSPSPPCSSSPSPSGRAGPFSSSRCGASVPIPVPTQVHNYQRIEQNLQSPTQYQTPRSSAIRRSGSTSPLGFARASPSPPSHAEHGIALARKLSLGGGRPYTPSPQVGTIPERLGWSGVPSPQGAEMRGGRSTRPGSSAPEHSPRAAGLGCRLHSAPNLSDLHIVRPKLPKPPTDPLGAVFGHPQASPPQSSHGLQSCRPLRGSPKLPDFLQRNPLPPILGSPTKAVPVFDFPKTPSSQNLLTLLARQGVVMTPPRNRTLPDLSEAGPFQGQQLGPGLRPPEDTKGPFGRSLSTGRLTDLLLKAAFGTQAPDSGSSDSLHEKPMEIAPSAGFGGSLQPGARAGGASSPSPVVFTVGSPPSGATPPQGPRSRMFSVGSSSSLSSAGSASARHLVSGACSEAAPEVLAPGHCCGFADTVAANLEGAVTFEAPDLPEETLMEQEHTEILHGLRFTLVFVQHVLEIAALKGSASEAAGGPEYQLQESMVADQISLLSREWGFAEQLVLYLKVAELLSSGLQTAIDQIRAGKLCLSSTVKQVVRKLNELYKASVLYCQGLSLRLQRFFLDKQRLLDRIQSVTAEKLIFSHAVHMVQSAALDEMFHRREDCVQRYHKALLLMEGLQQLLTDQADVENIAKCKLCIERRLSALLTGPC, from the exons GAAATGGCCAATTCCGTCTACCTGGTCATGGAG TACTGTAACGGCGGGGACCTGGCTGACTACCTGCACA CAATGCGGACGCTGAGCGAGGACACCATCCGGCTCTTCCTGCAGCAGATCGCGGGCGCCATGCGGCTGCTGCATAGCAAGGGCATCATCCACCGCGACCTGAAACCCCAGAACATCCTGCTGTCCAACCCCGGCGGGCGCCGTGCCAACCCCAACAACATCCGTGTCAAGATCG CTGACTTCGGCTTCGCCCGGTACCTGCAGAGCAACATGATGGCGGCCACGCTCTGCGGCTCCCCCATGTACATG GCCCCCGAGGTCATCATGTCCCAACACTACGATGGGAAGGCGGATCTGTGGAGCATCGGCACAATCGTATACCAGTGCCTGACAGGGAAAGCGCCCTTCCAG GCCAGCAGTCCCCAGGACCTCCGCCTCTTCTACGAGAAGAACAAGACCCTGGTGCCCAC CATCCCTCGGGAGACTTCAGCCCCGCTGAGGCAACTGCTGTTGGCCCTGCTGCAGCGCAACCACAAGGACCGCATGGACTTCG ATGAGTTTTTCCGCCACCCTTTCCTGGATGCCAGCGCCTCCGTGAAGAAGT CCCCACCTGTGCCCGTGCCCTCGTACCCGAGCTCTGGCTCGGGCAGCAGCTCCAGCAGCAGCTCCACCTCGCACCTGGCCTCCCCGCCG TCCCTGGGGGAGATGCAGCAGCTGCAGAAGACGCTGACCTCCCCAGCCGACGCCGCGGGCTTCCTGCAGGGCTCCCGGGACTCAGGTGGCAGCAGCAAGGACTCGTCCTGTGACACCGATGACTTTGTCATGGTTCCAGCCCAGTTTCCAG GTGACCTGGTGACTGAAGCGGCCAGTGGAAAGCCCCCACCGGACAGCCTGATGTGCAGCGG GAGCTCACTGGTGGCTTCAGCTGGCCTGGAGAGCCATGGCCGgaccccatctccatctccaccctGCAGCAGCTCCCCCAGCCCCTCAGG CCGGGCTGGCCCGTTCTCCAGTAGCAGGTGCGGTGCATCTGTTCCCATCCCCGTGCCCACGCAGGTGCACAACTACCAGCGCATCGAGCAGAATCTGCAGTCGCCCACGCAGTACCAGACCCCACG GTCCTCTGCTATCCGCAGGTCGGGCAGCACTAGCCCCCTGGGCTTTGCACGGGCCAGTCCATCACCCCCATCCCATGCTGAGCACGGAatcgccctggccaggaagctctcCCTGGGTGGGGGCCGGCCCTACACACCATCTCCACAGG TCGGAACCATCCCTGAGCGGCTGGGCTGGAGCGGGGTGCCCTCCCCCCAAGGAGCTGAGATGCGGGGTGGCAGGTCCACTCGTCCAG GTTCCTCTGCGCCTGAGCACTCTCCCCGTGCCGCTGGGCTGGGCTGCCGCCTGCACAGCGCCCCCAACCTATCTGACCTGCACATCGTCCGCCCCAAGCTGCCGAAGCCCCCCACGGACCCTTTGGGGGCTGTGTTCGGCCACCCGCAGGCCAGCCCCCCACAGTCATCCCATGGACTGCAGTCCTGCCGACCCCTGCGTGGCTCACCCAAACTGCCTGACTTCCTGCAGCGGAACCCCTTGCCCCCCATCCTGGGCTCCCCCACCAAG GCTGTGCCCGTGTTCGACTTCCCCAAGACCCCCAGCTCCCAGAACCTGCTGACCCTCCTGGCCCGGCAGGGTGTGGTCATGACACCACCACGGAACCGCACGCTGCCTGACCTTTCGGAGGCAGGTCCTTTCCAGGGGcagcagctgggccctggcctgcGGCCCCCAGAGGACACCAAGGGCCCCTTCGGCAG GTCCCTCAGCACCGGCCGCCTCACCGACCTGCTCCTCAAGGCTGCATTTGGGACACAGGCCCCGGACTCGGGCAGCTCTGACAGCCTGCACGAGAAGCCCATGGAGATCG CACCCTCTGCTGGCTTCGGAGGGAGCCTGCAGCCTGGTGCCCGCGCTGGGGGAGCTAGCAGCCCCTCCCCTGTGGTGTTCACTGTGGGCTCGCCCCCCAGTGGGGCCACGCCGCCCCAGGGCCCTCGCAGTAGGATGTTCTCAG TGGGCTCCTCAAGCTCCCTCAGCTCTGCTGGCTCTGCCTCCGCCCGCCACCTGGTATCTGGGGCCTGCAGCGAGGCCGCCCCCGAGGTCCTGGCTCCTGGCCACTGCTGTGGCTTCGCTGACACTGTTGCCGCCAACCTGGAGGGGGCTGTTACCTTTGAGGCCCCTGACCTCCCCGAGGAGACGCTCATGGAG CAAGAGCACACAGAGATCCTGCACGGCCTGCGCTTCACCCTCGTCTTCGTCCAACACGTCTTGGAAATTGCCGCCCTGAAGGGCAGTGCCAGCGAGGCGGCCGGGGGCCCCGAGTACCAGCTGCAGGAGAGCATGGTGGCCGACCAGATCAGCCTGCTGAGCCGCGAGTGGGG CTTCGCAGAACAGCTGGTGCTTTACCTGAAGGTGGCCGAGCTGCTGTCCTCGGGCCTGCAGACTGCCATTGACCAGATCCGGGCCGGCAAGCTCTGCCTGTCGTCCACCGTGAAGCAGG TGGTACGGAAGCTGAACGAGCTGTACAAGGCCAGCGTGCTGTACTGCCAAGGCCTGAGCCTGCGGCTGCAGCGCTTCTTTCTGGACAAGCAGCGGCTCCTGGACCGTATCCAGAGCGTCACTGCCGAGAAGCTCATCTTCAGCCACGCCGTGCACATG GTGCAGTCAGCCGCCCTGGACGAGATGTTCCACCGCCGGGAGGACTGTGTCCAGCGCTACCACAAGGCCCTGCTGCTCATGGAAGGACTGCAGCAGCTTCTCACGGACCAGGCGGACGTGGAGAACATCGCCAAGT GCAAGCTGTGCATTGAGCGGAGACTGTCGGCCCTGCTCACCGGGCCCTGCTGA
- the ULK1 gene encoding serine/threonine-protein kinase ULK1 isoform X2 produces the protein MEPGRGGLETVGKFEFSRKDLIGHGAFAVVFKGRHREKHDLEVAVKCINKKNLAKSQTLLGKEIKILKELKHENIVALYDFQEMANSVYLVMEYCNGGDLADYLHTMRTLSEDTIRLFLQQIAGAMRLLHSKGIIHRDLKPQNILLSNPGGRRANPNNIRVKIADFGFARYLQSNMMAATLCGSPMYMAPEVIMSQHYDGKADLWSIGTIVYQCLTGKAPFQASSPQDLRLFYEKNKTLVPTIPRETSAPLRQLLLALLQRNHKDRMDFDEFFRHPFLDASASVKKSPPVPVPSYPSSGSGSSSSSSSTSHLASPPGSRDSGGSSKDSSCDTDDFVMVPAQFPGDLVTEAASGKPPPDSLMCSGSSLVASAGLESHGRTPSPSPPCSSSPSPSGRAGPFSSSRCGASVPIPVPTQVHNYQRIEQNLQSPTQYQTPRSSAIRRSGSTSPLGFARASPSPPSHAEHGIALARKLSLGGGRPYTPSPQVGTIPERLGWSGVPSPQGAEMRGGRSTRPGSSAPEHSPRAAGLGCRLHSAPNLSDLHIVRPKLPKPPTDPLGAVFGHPQASPPQSSHGLQSCRPLRGSPKLPDFLQRNPLPPILGSPTKAVPVFDFPKTPSSQNLLTLLARQGVVMTPPRNRTLPDLSEAGPFQGQQLGPGLRPPEDTKGPFGRSLSTGRLTDLLLKAAFGTQAPDSGSSDSLHEKPMEIAPSAGFGGSLQPGARAGGASSPSPVVFTVGSPPSGATPPQGPRSRMFSVGSSSSLSSAGSASARHLVSGACSEAAPEVLAPGHCCGFADTVAANLEGAVTFEAPDLPEETLMEQEHTEILHGLRFTLVFVQHVLEIAALKGSASEAAGGPEYQLQESMVADQISLLSREWGFAEQLVLYLKVAELLSSGLQTAIDQIRAGKLCLSSTVKQVVRKLNELYKASVLYCQGLSLRLQRFFLDKQRLLDRIQSVTAEKLIFSHAVHMVQSAALDEMFHRREDCVQRYHKALLLMEGLQQLLTDQADVENIAKCKLCIERRLSALLTGPC, from the exons GAAATGGCCAATTCCGTCTACCTGGTCATGGAG TACTGTAACGGCGGGGACCTGGCTGACTACCTGCACA CAATGCGGACGCTGAGCGAGGACACCATCCGGCTCTTCCTGCAGCAGATCGCGGGCGCCATGCGGCTGCTGCATAGCAAGGGCATCATCCACCGCGACCTGAAACCCCAGAACATCCTGCTGTCCAACCCCGGCGGGCGCCGTGCCAACCCCAACAACATCCGTGTCAAGATCG CTGACTTCGGCTTCGCCCGGTACCTGCAGAGCAACATGATGGCGGCCACGCTCTGCGGCTCCCCCATGTACATG GCCCCCGAGGTCATCATGTCCCAACACTACGATGGGAAGGCGGATCTGTGGAGCATCGGCACAATCGTATACCAGTGCCTGACAGGGAAAGCGCCCTTCCAG GCCAGCAGTCCCCAGGACCTCCGCCTCTTCTACGAGAAGAACAAGACCCTGGTGCCCAC CATCCCTCGGGAGACTTCAGCCCCGCTGAGGCAACTGCTGTTGGCCCTGCTGCAGCGCAACCACAAGGACCGCATGGACTTCG ATGAGTTTTTCCGCCACCCTTTCCTGGATGCCAGCGCCTCCGTGAAGAAGT CCCCACCTGTGCCCGTGCCCTCGTACCCGAGCTCTGGCTCGGGCAGCAGCTCCAGCAGCAGCTCCACCTCGCACCTGGCCTCCCCGCCG GGCTCCCGGGACTCAGGTGGCAGCAGCAAGGACTCGTCCTGTGACACCGATGACTTTGTCATGGTTCCAGCCCAGTTTCCAG GTGACCTGGTGACTGAAGCGGCCAGTGGAAAGCCCCCACCGGACAGCCTGATGTGCAGCGG GAGCTCACTGGTGGCTTCAGCTGGCCTGGAGAGCCATGGCCGgaccccatctccatctccaccctGCAGCAGCTCCCCCAGCCCCTCAGG CCGGGCTGGCCCGTTCTCCAGTAGCAGGTGCGGTGCATCTGTTCCCATCCCCGTGCCCACGCAGGTGCACAACTACCAGCGCATCGAGCAGAATCTGCAGTCGCCCACGCAGTACCAGACCCCACG GTCCTCTGCTATCCGCAGGTCGGGCAGCACTAGCCCCCTGGGCTTTGCACGGGCCAGTCCATCACCCCCATCCCATGCTGAGCACGGAatcgccctggccaggaagctctcCCTGGGTGGGGGCCGGCCCTACACACCATCTCCACAGG TCGGAACCATCCCTGAGCGGCTGGGCTGGAGCGGGGTGCCCTCCCCCCAAGGAGCTGAGATGCGGGGTGGCAGGTCCACTCGTCCAG GTTCCTCTGCGCCTGAGCACTCTCCCCGTGCCGCTGGGCTGGGCTGCCGCCTGCACAGCGCCCCCAACCTATCTGACCTGCACATCGTCCGCCCCAAGCTGCCGAAGCCCCCCACGGACCCTTTGGGGGCTGTGTTCGGCCACCCGCAGGCCAGCCCCCCACAGTCATCCCATGGACTGCAGTCCTGCCGACCCCTGCGTGGCTCACCCAAACTGCCTGACTTCCTGCAGCGGAACCCCTTGCCCCCCATCCTGGGCTCCCCCACCAAG GCTGTGCCCGTGTTCGACTTCCCCAAGACCCCCAGCTCCCAGAACCTGCTGACCCTCCTGGCCCGGCAGGGTGTGGTCATGACACCACCACGGAACCGCACGCTGCCTGACCTTTCGGAGGCAGGTCCTTTCCAGGGGcagcagctgggccctggcctgcGGCCCCCAGAGGACACCAAGGGCCCCTTCGGCAG GTCCCTCAGCACCGGCCGCCTCACCGACCTGCTCCTCAAGGCTGCATTTGGGACACAGGCCCCGGACTCGGGCAGCTCTGACAGCCTGCACGAGAAGCCCATGGAGATCG CACCCTCTGCTGGCTTCGGAGGGAGCCTGCAGCCTGGTGCCCGCGCTGGGGGAGCTAGCAGCCCCTCCCCTGTGGTGTTCACTGTGGGCTCGCCCCCCAGTGGGGCCACGCCGCCCCAGGGCCCTCGCAGTAGGATGTTCTCAG TGGGCTCCTCAAGCTCCCTCAGCTCTGCTGGCTCTGCCTCCGCCCGCCACCTGGTATCTGGGGCCTGCAGCGAGGCCGCCCCCGAGGTCCTGGCTCCTGGCCACTGCTGTGGCTTCGCTGACACTGTTGCCGCCAACCTGGAGGGGGCTGTTACCTTTGAGGCCCCTGACCTCCCCGAGGAGACGCTCATGGAG CAAGAGCACACAGAGATCCTGCACGGCCTGCGCTTCACCCTCGTCTTCGTCCAACACGTCTTGGAAATTGCCGCCCTGAAGGGCAGTGCCAGCGAGGCGGCCGGGGGCCCCGAGTACCAGCTGCAGGAGAGCATGGTGGCCGACCAGATCAGCCTGCTGAGCCGCGAGTGGGG CTTCGCAGAACAGCTGGTGCTTTACCTGAAGGTGGCCGAGCTGCTGTCCTCGGGCCTGCAGACTGCCATTGACCAGATCCGGGCCGGCAAGCTCTGCCTGTCGTCCACCGTGAAGCAGG TGGTACGGAAGCTGAACGAGCTGTACAAGGCCAGCGTGCTGTACTGCCAAGGCCTGAGCCTGCGGCTGCAGCGCTTCTTTCTGGACAAGCAGCGGCTCCTGGACCGTATCCAGAGCGTCACTGCCGAGAAGCTCATCTTCAGCCACGCCGTGCACATG GTGCAGTCAGCCGCCCTGGACGAGATGTTCCACCGCCGGGAGGACTGTGTCCAGCGCTACCACAAGGCCCTGCTGCTCATGGAAGGACTGCAGCAGCTTCTCACGGACCAGGCGGACGTGGAGAACATCGCCAAGT GCAAGCTGTGCATTGAGCGGAGACTGTCGGCCCTGCTCACCGGGCCCTGCTGA